The Amorphus orientalis genomic interval AACGTCGACCGAATCGATGAGGTCGACCAGTTCCTCCGGCGAAATGACGCGGCCGTGGGTCTGGATGTGGCGGGCCATTTGGCCTGCCCGCGCCGAGGACCGCTCGCGTGCCATCAACAGGCCCGCCCGCAGCTGCGCCCGCGCCCGGCTGAGTTCCTCGTCGCTCACGTCGTCGACAACCCGCGCCAGTTCGTCGACGACCACCGGCATCAGTTCGGCAACGTCCTCCGGGCCGGTGGCGGCATGGATGCCGAACACGCCGGTGTCGGAAAATCCCCAGTGAAAGGCATAGATGGAGTAGCAGAGACCGCGCTGTTCGCGCACTTCCTGGAAGAGCCGCGAGGACATGCCGCCGCCGAGCAGCGTCGCCAGGGCCTGGGCCGCGAAATAGTCGTGTTCGCGGATGCCCACGCCGGGAAAGCCGAGGACGATCTGGGTCTCCACCAGGTCACGCGCCTCGATCAGCTGGCCGCCGGAATAGGCAGCGCTCTCGATGCCCGGGCCCGTACCGGCCGGCAGATCGCTGAACTGCGCGCTGACGAGCGCCACGATCTCGTCGTGGTTCACGGCGCCCGCGGCCGAGAACACCATCTCTCCGCCCCGGTAGTGACGGTCGAGATGGCGACGAAGGGAGCCGGCATCGAAGCCCATGACGGTTTCCGGCGTGCCCAGTATCGGCCGGCCGATGGGTTGGCTGCGCCAGGCTGCCTGGGGAAACAGGTCAAACAGATAATCGTCCGGCGTATCGCGGGCCGCACCGATCTCCTGGAGGATGACGTGCTTCTCGCGGGCGAGCTCCTCGCCGTCGAAGACGGAGTCGCGGATGATGTCTCCCAGGATGTCGATCATCAGCGGAACGTCGCCGCGCAGGACCTGAGCGTAGTAGGACGTGCTCTCCACGCTCGTGGCAGCATCGAGCTCGCCGCCGACCGCCTCGATCTCCTCGGCGATGCCCCGGGCGGTCCGCCGCCGGGTCCCCTTGAAGGCCATGTGCTCCAGGAGATGGGAAATGCCGTGCTCGGCCTCGCTTTCACAGCGCGAGCCGCGCCCGACCCACAGGCCGAGCGAAACGGAGTCCACATGCGGCATCTGGTCGGTAACGACGGTGAGGCCGTTGGCGAGCGTGGTGATCTCGACGCTCATCGTGCGGCCTCGCTGCTCGCGGCCCGGCTGCGGTCCAGCACGAAGGCCTCCACCGCCGCCGTATCCGCTGCGATCCGGGTCATCCGTTCGGTGCGGTCGCCGAGGTCGGACAAGGCCTCCGGAAGAAGCGGTGCCCGCCCGATGGCCGCTTCGACGGCGTCCGGAAACTTCGCCGGATGGGCGGTGGACAGCGTGACCATCGGAACCCCGTCGTCGAGATGGGCCTCGGCAGCGCCGACGCCGACGGCCGTGTGCGGGTCGATCACCAGGTCGGTGGCCCGATGGATGCGCGCGATGGTCTCGCGCGTGGCAGCCTCGTCGCTGGACGCGGCGGAGAATTCCGCGCGGATCCGCTCGAGCGGACCATCGCCGATCTCGAAGCCGCCCCCCTGCTTGAGCCGCGCCATCAGCCCGGAGACGGCAGCCCCGTCGCGCCCGTAGGCCTCGAAGAGAAGCCGCTCGAAATTGGAGGAAACCTGAATGTCCATGGAGGGAGAGCTGGTCGGGGTCACCGCGCCGGTCCGGTAATCGCCCCCCGTCAGTGCCCGGACCAGAATGTCGTTGACGTTCGTGGCGATCACGAGGCGGCGGATGGGAAGACCCATGCGCTTGGCGACGTAACCGGCGAAGATGTCACCGAAATTCCCGGTCGGCACCGTGAAGGACACCTCGCGGTGGGGCGCGCCGAGCGCCGTCGCCGCAGCGAAATAGTAGCCGACCTGGGCGACGATGCGCGCCCAGTTGATCGAATTGACGCCGGTGAGCCCGACCGACCGGCGGAAGGCTTCGTGAGCGAACATGTCCTTCACGATGGCCTGGCAGTCGTCGAAGGTTCCCTCGACCGCCAGCACGTGGACATTCTCGTCCGCCACCGTGGTCATCTGCCGCCGCTGTACCGGAGAGACCCGGCCTTCGGGGAAGAGGATCACCACGTCCGCATTCGGACGGCCGCGGAAGGCTTCGACCGCGGCGGCTCCGGTGTCGCCCGACGTCGCGCCGACGATGGTGGCCCGCTCGCCGGTCTCCGCCAGCTTGCGGTCGACGAGCCGCGCCAGAAGCTGCATCGCCACGTCCTTGAAGGCGAGCGTGGGGCCGTGAAACAGTTCCAGCAGAAAATGATTGGGCGCGATCTGCGTGACCGGCGTTGTGGCCGGGTGCCGGAACGTCGCCGCGGCGGCGGCAATCATCTCGTTCAGCTGGTCGCCATCAATGTCGTCACCGACGAACGGAGCGATCACCCGCCCCGCGATCTCCGCGTAGGGCCGATACGCGAAACTGGCGATCTCCGCCTCGCTCAGGGTCGGCCATTGCTCGGGTACGTAGAGGCCGCCATCGGCGGCGAGGCCCGCCATCAGGACATCGGAAAACCCAAGCACCGGCGCTTCGCCGCGGGTGCTGACATACTTCACGCGGATGTCCTTTCCTTGTCCGCTTCCAACTCGCCGGCGCCTCCGCAGAAGACCACGGGCGCGAGGCGGCGAGAGAGAGTATCTTCGCGCCACCTGGCAGACAACAATGCGGCCATCGGGGATGCGCTAGGCGTTGCCGGCTTGGCCGGAAAGCAGCCGCGGGTCAATCCCGATCTTCTGCAGTGCGAGATCGTATTTCTGCTCGACATCCGGCGCGAACACGATCCGCGGATCGGCGGGACACGTGAGCCAACCGTTGCGCTGGATCTCGGCTTCGAGCTGACCCGGCGCCCATCCCGCATAGCCGAGCGCCAGCAGCGCCTGCCGGGGCCCTCTTCCCTCCGCAATCGCCTTGAGGATCTCCACCGTCGCGGTGAGGCAAATGTCGCTGTCGATGGCGAGCGTGGAATCGGAGATGAAATAGTCGCCCGAATGCAGCACGAACCCGCGGCCGGTCTCGACGGGTCCGCCCTTGTGGACCTGGATCCCCTCGTCGTCGTCCGGCAGCTGGATCGGCTCGCCTTCGGGCAGGATCTCGAGTTGGACCAGAAGATCGGAAAAGGAGACCTCCTCCGCCGTCTGGTTCAGGACGATCCCCATCGCCCCCTCGGCCGAGTGGGCACACATATAGATCACCGTGCGCTCGAACCGGCTGTCGCCCATCGTCGGCATGGCGATCAGAAGCTGCCCCTCCAAGTAGCCGTCCTCGCTTGTGCCGCTCATCAAATTCACATCCTGGATCACGTAGTTGCTTTCGCTCCTTGCGGCGTTCGGCGTCTCATTCGTCCGGCCCGGTCGCTCCCGTCAACGTAAGACGCCGAAGTCGGAATGTTAACGCATAGACGCATACGGCGCACCGCCCGTTCCAGACCTTGTCTCTTAGCCATCGACCCGACGACGGCGAACCGCTACATGAAAGGCGAGACCCGGGCGGGCGCAAGGACCGGATGTCGCGGTCCTTTTCCCGCCCGGGACCGATCGACGATCCCCGAATGGAGCGATGACGTGGCAATCAAACCTGGCGACAAGCTTCCGAGCGCGACCTTCACGACGATGGGCGACGATGGCCCCACCCAGATCACCACAGACCAGGTGTTCTCCGGCAAGAAAGTGGTCCTGTTCGCGGTTCCCGGCGCCTTTACGCCGACCTGTCACCGCAACCACCTTCCCGGCTTCCTCGAGAACGCCGATATCATGAAGGAGAAGGGTGTCGACACCGTCGCGGTCGTGGCCGTGAACGACGTGTTCGTCATGGATGCCTGGTCGGAATCGACCCATGCGAAGGGCAAGATCCTCTTCCTGGCCGACGGGTCGGCGGAGTTCACCAAGGCGGTCGGCCTGGAACTGGACGCCTCGGGCTTCGGCATGGGCGTGCGCTCCAAGCGCTACGCCATGATCGTGGACGACGGCAAGGTGACGACCCTCAACATCGAGGACAGCCCCGGCCAGGCGGTCACGTCCGGCGCCGCGTCGATTCTCGAAGCGCTCTGAGCGCCCTGGACTTCCGACATTCGAGACCGACATGTCTCTTGAGCCGCGGCCAATCGGCCGCGGCCGGAAGGCTTTATCCTTCCCCAAACCGCTGCTAGAAGGCGCGCATGCGCAGAGTGATCGGCATCATTATCGACATACGGCGAATTAGCGGCCCGGCCGCCGCGTAAGCATGCGCCGCGGACCGGGACACCGGGAGACGAGCGTTCGTCTCGAGCCCACCAGCCGACAGACCTGCGACAACCGCCGAGCGGAACCGATCCGATGACCGAGACGACCACCGCGCAGCCCGAGGCGCGCGACTATTCCGATACCCTCTATCTGCCGAAGACCGATTTCCCGATGCGGGCCGGGCTGCCGAAGAAGGAGCCCGAGCTTCTCGCCCGCTGGAGCGAGATGGGCCTCTATCGCCGCCTGCGCGAGACGTCAAAGGGCCGGACGCAGTTCGTGCTGCACGACGGTCCGCCCTACGCGAACGGCAACCTCCACATCGGCCACGCCCTCAACAAGATCCTGAAGGACGTCGTCACCCGCTCTCACCAGATGCTGGGCTACGATTCCAACTACGTGCCCGGCTGGGACTGTCATGGCCTGCCGATCGAGTGGAAGATCGAGGAGACCTACCGCGCCAAGGGCCTCGACAAGGACAAGGTCCCGGTCATCGAGTTCCGCCAGGAATGCCGCCAGTTCGCCGAGCACTGGGTCGGCGTTCAGACCGAGGAGTTCCGCCGCTTCGGCGTGGAGGGCGACTTCGCGCAGCCGTACCTCACCATGAGCTTCGACGCGGAGGCGCAGATCGCCCGCGAACTGATGAAGTTCGCAACGTCCGGTCAGCTCTATCGCGGCTCCAAGCCGGTGATGTGGTCGGTGGTGGAGAAGACCGCGCTGGCCGAAGCCGAGGTCGAGTACGCCGAACACCAGTCGGACACGATCTGGGTGAAGTTTCCGGTGCGGACTGCCCAAGCCCAGGAAAATGTGATCAACATTTTCCATGATCCCGAACACGCCTCGGAGGAAAATGAAAACGCGGGTTCTTTGGCCGACGCCTTCGTCCTGATCTGGACGACCACTCCGTGGACCATCCCCGGCAACCGGGCGATCAGCTACTCCGACCGCATCGCCTACGGTCTCTACCGCGTCACCTCGGCGGAGAACGATTTCGGGCCGCAGGCCGGCGAGAAGCTGATCCTCGCCGACGCCCTGGCAGGCGAATGCTTCGAGAAGGCCAAGCTCGGCTTCGAGCGCCTGCGCGATGTCGGCGCCGACGAGCTTTCTCCGCTCACGTGCTGGCACCCCCTCAAGGGGCTCGGCGGCGGGTATGAGTTCGCCGTCCCGCTCCTGCCCGGTGACCACGTCACCGACGACGCCGGCACCGGCTTCGTGCACACGGCCCCCGGCCACGGCACCGACGACTTCGAGGTCTGGATGGACCACCGCCGGGACCTCGAGGCCCGCGGCATCGACACCACCATCCCCTACACGGTCGAAGGCGACGGCACCTACACCCGCGAAGCGCCCGGCTTCGAGGGCAAGGCGGTGATCACCTCCGAAGGCAAGACCGGCGACGCCAACAAGGCCGTCATCGAGGCGCTCATCGCCGCGGAACGGCTGTTCGCACGCGGCCGGCTGAAGCACCAGTACCCGCACTCCTGGCGTTCCAAGAAGCCGGTCATCTTCCGCAACACGCCCCAGTGGTTCGTCCACATGGACCGGGATCTCGGCGGATACGGCCTGCCCGAGGGAACTTCGCCCGCCGGCGAGGACACCCTGCGCTCCCGTGCCCTCGCGGCCATCGACCAGACCCGCTTCGTGCCCGCCGCCGGCAAGAACCGGTTGCGCGGCATGATCGAGAACCGGCCCGACTGGGTGCTGTCGCGCCAGCGCGCCTGGGGCGTGCCGATCTGCGTATTCCGGCACGAGGACGGCCGGCTGGCGCCGGGGCCGGAGTTTTCGCATTCGCAGACGCTTGTCGGCCGCATCGCCGAGGCGTTCGAGGCGGAGGGCGCCGACGCCTGGTTCGCCGAGGACGCCAAGGCCCGGTTCCTGGGCGATCTCGTCAACGACCTCGATCGCTGGCAGCAGGTCACCGACATCCTGGACGTCTGGTTCGATTCCGGCTCGACCCATGCCTTCGTGCTGGAGAAGCGGCCCGACCTGAAATGGCCCGCCGACGTCTATCTGGAGGGCTCCGACCAGCACCGCGGCTGGTTCCACTCCTCGCTGCTGGAATCGTGCGGCACCCGGGGCCGCGCCCCCTATGACACCGTCATCACCCATGGCTTCACCATGGCCGAGGACGGTCGCAAGATGTCGAAGTCGCTCGGCAACAACGTCGCCCCCCAGGACATCATCGCCCAGTCCGGCGCGGATATCCTGCGGCTGTGGGTGATGACCTGCGACTACGCCGACGATCAGCGCATCGGCAAGGAGATCCTCAAGGGCACCTCCGACACCTATCGCAAGCTGCGCAACACGATCCGCTGGATGCTCGGAACGCTGGCCCATGCCGACGGCGCTACGGTTGCGCTGACCGACATGCCGGAGCTGGAGCGGCTGATGCTGCACCGGCTTGTGGAACTCGACCGGCTGGTCCGCCAGGGCTACCGCGACTACGACTACAAGAAGGTCGCGCACGCGCTGGTGAACTTCGCCACCGTCGACCTGTCGGCGTTCTATTTCGACATCCGCAAGGACGCGCTCTACTGCGACCCGGCCTCCTCAACCCGGCGCAAGGCCGCGCTGCAGGTGATCGACATCATCTTCGAGGCCCTGACCCGCTGGCTCGCCCCGATGCTGCCCTTCACGATGGAAGAGTCGCATCTGGCCCGCCATGGAGACGAGGCCGACCGCTCCATCCACCTGGAGCTTTTCCCCGAGATCGATCCGACCTGGGAAATCCCGCAGCTCGCGGAGAAGTGGGCGAAGGTGCGGGAGGTCCGGCGCGTGGTGCTCGGTGCCATCGAGGTCGAACGGCGCGAGAAGCGTATCCGCGGCTCGCTGGAGGCCCACGTCACCGTGCACGTGACCAACCCGGCTCTCTATCAGGCGGTCGCCGACGTCGATCTGGCGGACGTGTCGATCACCAGCCAGGCCACCCTCACCCACGAGGAGGCCCCGGCCGAGGCGTTCCGTCTCGACGACACGCCGGGCGTCGCCGTGATCGTGACCCATGCGGAAGGTCAGCGGTGCGCGCGCTCCTGGAAGGTCCTGCCGGAGGTCGGCAGCGACCCGGACTATCCCGACCTGTCGCTGCGCGACGCCGAAGCGATGCGGGAGTTCGAAGCCAAGAGCGGGCACGCCTGATGAGCGGAGAGCCCGTATCCCAACGCCCGCTCTGGCGTTACGGCTTCCTGGTCGCAGCCATCGTGCTCGTGGTCGATCAGGCGGTGAAGCTGTGGCTTCTCCGCGTGGTCGACATCGCCGCCACGGGGCCGATCCGGGTCACCTCGTTCATGGATCTGGTCCTGGTCTGGAACCAGGGCATCAGCTACGGAATGTTCCAGCAGGAGACCGAGCTCGGCCGCTGGCTGCTGGTCGTCTTCACGCTGATCATCGTCGCGTTCCTGTGCTACTGGCTCGCCACAGCACGGGACCGCTGGATTGCAACCAGCCTCGCCCTGATCGTCGGCGGCGCGGTCGGAAACATCATCGACCGGATCGCCTACGGGGCGGTCGCCGACTTCGTCCACCTTTATGCGGGCTCGTTCTCCTGGTACGTTTTCAACGTTGCCGACGCGACGATCGCGTTCGGCGTGATCGGACTGTTGATCGATGCGGTGTTGCGTCGTCGCAATAATGCCGCAATGAACACGTCCGGTGGGTCCCAACGCTGAGAATCGTTGCGTATTGTCAGGAGCCGGCCGGTGCGCTCGACACGCTGGCGGATCCGACGGTCGCCCGCAGGAACAATCGAAGGCTAGCCGACGTGGCAAAAAGTTCGCGCTCTCTTTCGGTCGCAGGCCGGATCGCCGCTCTCGCGGTCGCCGCCGGCACGCTGGCGGCCTGCAACACGAGCCACAACTATTTCTACGAAGAGAAGCCTCCGCAGGCCGACCAGAGCGTCGGTCTTCTGGGCGCGATGCTGGAATCGACCGGCGTCGTCCAGCGGGAGCAGACGCCGATCGAGTACACCGCGCGCTCCCCGATCGCGGTGCCGCCCACCACGGAGCTGCCCGAGCCGCAGCCGGAAGGCGGCGCGGCGCTGGCCAGCGCCGATTGGCCGAACGACCCCGATGCGAACAAGGCCAAGGCGATTGCCGCCAACGGAGGCGTCTATGACGATCCGCTCGACGGTGCGCGCCTGTCACCGGAGCAGATCCAGGCCGGGCGCGTCGCGGGCGGCATGCCCGGTCAGAAGCTCGAGGATCCGAAGTATCTGAAGCGCGATTCCGGCGACCGCCGGCTGACGCCTGCGGAGATGAAGCAGGGCTTCGAAAGCCCGGACGGCAAGGGCTCGGGACGCGTGCTGACGGCAGACGGCTCCGCCCAGCCGCGGCAGTACCTGATCCAGCCGCCGGACGAGTATCGCCAGCCCGCCGACACTGCGCCGCTCCCCGACCAGGGCGACATCGAAGACAGCGACTGGTTCAAGAACCAGCTCTACGGGCGCAAAGAGAACCGCAATCCGGTTTACGACAACGTGAACTGATCCGGCAGGCCGGTTCGGCGTCAAGCTCCGGACCGGCCTTCTCTTTACCCAACGGTTTCGATTTTTCCTGAGAACACAGATGGTTCCGGCCAATACCAATGGCCGGTTCCCGAGCCCTCACGCGCGCTTTCGCCCACGCGAAGATTACGGATAGTTCAGTGGTCGAGCGGGCGGCGGGACCTATAGTTTTCCACGGTCGCCCTCGCCTCCCCGCTTCCGCGATCCCACATGTCGGACAGCGGGCGCGAGCCCGGGCAACCACCGCATTTCTCGCTCCGGGCATCCGGATGCCGAAAGCGGACCAGTCAGTGCGTTGAGCAGCCATCCTCGCCCCGCCCGAACGCGGTTCGAAAGGATCAGGCTGCAGGACATGTCATCAGAGGAAGACCCGCGAATGAAGGCTCCCATTGCCCTGAGCACGGTCGCCGCCCTCCTGTTCGCCGCGGCGCCCGTCGCTCAAGCAGAGACCAGTTTCGCCGACCTGGAAATCGCGCCGAACGCGTCCAGCTTCAGCCTCGACAACGGCATGGAGGTCGTGGTGATCCCGGATCATCGCGCCCCCGTCGTCACCCACATGGTCTGGTACAGGACCGGCGCCGCCGACGAAGGACCCGGCGAATCGGGCGTCGCCCATTTCCTCGAACACCTGATGTTCAAGGGCACCGAGGCGCATCCCGACGGCTTTTCCGACGTGGTCACCGCGCTGGGCGGTCAGGAGAACGCCTTCACCTCCCAGGACTACACCGCCTACTATCAGCAGATCGCGAAAGAGCATCTCGGCCGGATGATGACGTTCGAGGCCGACCGGATGGCGAACCTCGCCCTGGACGAGGACGAGGTAGCCCGCGAACTCGACGTGGTCCTGGAGGAGCGCCGCATGCGCGTCGACACCAACCCGTCGGCGATCCTCGGCGAATCCTTCGATGCCACCCTGCACGTCAACAGCCCCTACGCCGACCCCATCATCGGTTGGCCGGACGAGGTTTCCGCGCTGAGCCGGGAGGCGGCGATCTCCTACTACGACCGCTTCTACACGCCCGAGAACGCCATCCTCGTGGTGGCCGGCGACGTGACCGTCGACGAGGTGCGCGCGCTTGCCGAAGACACCTACGGACAGCTGGAAAGCCGGGTCGATCTCGCGCCGCGCACGCGGTCCCAGACACCGGACCTGACTTCGCTCCGCACGGTGCGCTATGCCGACCCCCGCGTCGGCCAGCCCTCTCTGCGGCGCGGCTGGGTGGTCCCGAGCTACGCAACGGCCGAGCCCGGCGAAGCCGAGGCCATCGACGTGCTGGCCCAGGTGCTGGGCGGCGGGTCCACCAGCCGGCTTTATGACGAGCTGGTGCGCGACGGTGGCCCGGCGACCTCGGTCGCGGCCTGGTACCAGTCGTCAGCCGTCGATCCGGACACGTTCGGTGTCTACGCGGTGCCGCGGGACGGTGTGAGCTTCGATGCGCTGGAGACCGCCATCGAGGCATCGATCACCGACGTCGCCGAGAACGGCATCAGCGAAGAAGAGCTGGAACGGGCCAAACGCTCGCTCGTCGCAGACGCCCTCTTCGCCCAGGACAGCCAGCAGCGTCTGGCGCGCATCTTCGGCCTGGCGCTCGCGACCGGTCAGACGGTCGAGGACGTTCAGGAATGGCCCGCCCGCATTGGCGCGGTGACGGCCGAGGACGTTCAGAAGGCCGCGCAGACTCATCTGCCGCTCGATGCCGGCGTGATCGGCTACCTGGAGAAGGCCGAGGCGCCGGGCAAGGACTCCTGAGCCCGTCGCCACCCCGTCGTCCATTCATTCTGCCAGACAACCCGGCCGCCGGATCGGCGCAAATCGTGGATCCGGCCGGAACAGGAGACTTCCCATGCTGAGCGGATTTTCCGATCGCATCCGCAGTTGCCTCCTGGCAACTGGATTCACCCTGGCCGCAAGCCTTGGTGCGGCCTCATCCTCCGCGGCCCTGACCATCGAGCCCGTCACCAGCCCGGGCGGCATCACCGCCTGGCTCGTCGAAGACGACACCGTACCGGTGGTGGTGATGAAGTTCGCGTTCGAGGGTGCGGGCGCCGTG includes:
- a CDS encoding M16 family metallopeptidase codes for the protein MSVEITTLANGLTVVTDQMPHVDSVSLGLWVGRGSRCESEAEHGISHLLEHMAFKGTRRRTARGIAEEIEAVGGELDAATSVESTSYYAQVLRGDVPLMIDILGDIIRDSVFDGEELAREKHVILQEIGAARDTPDDYLFDLFPQAAWRSQPIGRPILGTPETVMGFDAGSLRRHLDRHYRGGEMVFSAAGAVNHDEIVALVSAQFSDLPAGTGPGIESAAYSGGQLIEARDLVETQIVLGFPGVGIREHDYFAAQALATLLGGGMSSRLFQEVREQRGLCYSIYAFHWGFSDTGVFGIHAATGPEDVAELMPVVVDELARVVDDVSDEELSRARAQLRAGLLMARERSSARAGQMARHIQTHGRVISPEELVDLIDSVDVQSVRKVAARMLGGQAPTLAAVGDVANVPSVDWISQRMGAYASDAPHRLSRTG
- the ileS gene encoding isoleucine--tRNA ligase; protein product: MTETTTAQPEARDYSDTLYLPKTDFPMRAGLPKKEPELLARWSEMGLYRRLRETSKGRTQFVLHDGPPYANGNLHIGHALNKILKDVVTRSHQMLGYDSNYVPGWDCHGLPIEWKIEETYRAKGLDKDKVPVIEFRQECRQFAEHWVGVQTEEFRRFGVEGDFAQPYLTMSFDAEAQIARELMKFATSGQLYRGSKPVMWSVVEKTALAEAEVEYAEHQSDTIWVKFPVRTAQAQENVINIFHDPEHASEENENAGSLADAFVLIWTTTPWTIPGNRAISYSDRIAYGLYRVTSAENDFGPQAGEKLILADALAGECFEKAKLGFERLRDVGADELSPLTCWHPLKGLGGGYEFAVPLLPGDHVTDDAGTGFVHTAPGHGTDDFEVWMDHRRDLEARGIDTTIPYTVEGDGTYTREAPGFEGKAVITSEGKTGDANKAVIEALIAAERLFARGRLKHQYPHSWRSKKPVIFRNTPQWFVHMDRDLGGYGLPEGTSPAGEDTLRSRALAAIDQTRFVPAAGKNRLRGMIENRPDWVLSRQRAWGVPICVFRHEDGRLAPGPEFSHSQTLVGRIAEAFEAEGADAWFAEDAKARFLGDLVNDLDRWQQVTDILDVWFDSGSTHAFVLEKRPDLKWPADVYLEGSDQHRGWFHSSLLESCGTRGRAPYDTVITHGFTMAEDGRKMSKSLGNNVAPQDIIAQSGADILRLWVMTCDYADDQRIGKEILKGTSDTYRKLRNTIRWMLGTLAHADGATVALTDMPELERLMLHRLVELDRLVRQGYRDYDYKKVAHALVNFATVDLSAFYFDIRKDALYCDPASSTRRKAALQVIDIIFEALTRWLAPMLPFTMEESHLARHGDEADRSIHLELFPEIDPTWEIPQLAEKWAKVREVRRVVLGAIEVERREKRIRGSLEAHVTVHVTNPALYQAVADVDLADVSITSQATLTHEEAPAEAFRLDDTPGVAVIVTHAEGQRCARSWKVLPEVGSDPDYPDLSLRDAEAMREFEAKSGHA
- a CDS encoding YqgE/AlgH family protein, which codes for MSGTSEDGYLEGQLLIAMPTMGDSRFERTVIYMCAHSAEGAMGIVLNQTAEEVSFSDLLVQLEILPEGEPIQLPDDDEGIQVHKGGPVETGRGFVLHSGDYFISDSTLAIDSDICLTATVEILKAIAEGRGPRQALLALGYAGWAPGQLEAEIQRNGWLTCPADPRIVFAPDVEQKYDLALQKIGIDPRLLSGQAGNA
- the thrC gene encoding threonine synthase produces the protein MKYVSTRGEAPVLGFSDVLMAGLAADGGLYVPEQWPTLSEAEIASFAYRPYAEIAGRVIAPFVGDDIDGDQLNEMIAAAAATFRHPATTPVTQIAPNHFLLELFHGPTLAFKDVAMQLLARLVDRKLAETGERATIVGATSGDTGAAAVEAFRGRPNADVVILFPEGRVSPVQRRQMTTVADENVHVLAVEGTFDDCQAIVKDMFAHEAFRRSVGLTGVNSINWARIVAQVGYYFAAATALGAPHREVSFTVPTGNFGDIFAGYVAKRMGLPIRRLVIATNVNDILVRALTGGDYRTGAVTPTSSPSMDIQVSSNFERLLFEAYGRDGAAVSGLMARLKQGGGFEIGDGPLERIRAEFSAASSDEAATRETIARIHRATDLVIDPHTAVGVGAAEAHLDDGVPMVTLSTAHPAKFPDAVEAAIGRAPLLPEALSDLGDRTERMTRIAADTAAVEAFVLDRSRAASSEAAR
- a CDS encoding M16 family metallopeptidase, producing MKAPIALSTVAALLFAAAPVAQAETSFADLEIAPNASSFSLDNGMEVVVIPDHRAPVVTHMVWYRTGAADEGPGESGVAHFLEHLMFKGTEAHPDGFSDVVTALGGQENAFTSQDYTAYYQQIAKEHLGRMMTFEADRMANLALDEDEVARELDVVLEERRMRVDTNPSAILGESFDATLHVNSPYADPIIGWPDEVSALSREAAISYYDRFYTPENAILVVAGDVTVDEVRALAEDTYGQLESRVDLAPRTRSQTPDLTSLRTVRYADPRVGQPSLRRGWVVPSYATAEPGEAEAIDVLAQVLGGGSTSRLYDELVRDGGPATSVAAWYQSSAVDPDTFGVYAVPRDGVSFDALETAIEASITDVAENGISEEELERAKRSLVADALFAQDSQQRLARIFGLALATGQTVEDVQEWPARIGAVTAEDVQKAAQTHLPLDAGVIGYLEKAEAPGKDS
- the lspA gene encoding signal peptidase II, producing the protein MSGEPVSQRPLWRYGFLVAAIVLVVDQAVKLWLLRVVDIAATGPIRVTSFMDLVLVWNQGISYGMFQQETELGRWLLVVFTLIIVAFLCYWLATARDRWIATSLALIVGGAVGNIIDRIAYGAVADFVHLYAGSFSWYVFNVADATIAFGVIGLLIDAVLRRRNNAAMNTSGGSQR
- a CDS encoding peroxiredoxin, with the translated sequence MAIKPGDKLPSATFTTMGDDGPTQITTDQVFSGKKVVLFAVPGAFTPTCHRNHLPGFLENADIMKEKGVDTVAVVAVNDVFVMDAWSESTHAKGKILFLADGSAEFTKAVGLELDASGFGMGVRSKRYAMIVDDGKVTTLNIEDSPGQAVTSGAASILEAL